Proteins from a genomic interval of Lactococcus protaetiae:
- a CDS encoding dihydrofolate reductase family protein, with the protein MTVKLFIAATLDGYIATLDDSLQWLFDVEGEGDNGYGAFYETIDTLVMGKKTYDWLLREQPNDWAYTGKKCFVLTHQQLPDTDSVKFTDEKILSELTESTEQIWVIGGGEIIKLFLENHLVDELQVTIAPVLLGTGKPLFPSGNYTEQLQLVSSKTYGQFVELHYLVKNNH; encoded by the coding sequence ATGACCGTAAAACTTTTTATCGCAGCCACACTTGACGGCTATATCGCAACGCTGGACGATAGTCTCCAGTGGCTATTTGACGTTGAGGGCGAGGGAGATAACGGCTACGGTGCTTTTTATGAAACGATTGACACCCTTGTGATGGGCAAGAAAACCTATGACTGGCTCCTGCGTGAGCAGCCGAACGACTGGGCTTACACTGGCAAAAAATGCTTCGTGCTGACCCATCAGCAACTTCCAGATACTGACAGTGTCAAATTTACTGACGAAAAAATTCTGTCAGAACTGACAGAAAGTACCGAGCAAATCTGGGTCATTGGCGGTGGCGAAATCATCAAACTTTTCCTCGAAAATCATCTCGTTGACGAGCTTCAGGTGACAATTGCACCAGTGCTTTTGGGCACAGGCAAGCCTCTATTTCCATCAGGAAATTACACAGAGCAACTTCAACTTGTCAGCAGCAAAACTTACGGTCAATTCGTTGAACTCCATTATCTCGTCAAAAATAATCACTGA
- the pheS gene encoding phenylalanine--tRNA ligase subunit alpha, whose product MDLKEKIEDLRTRTLTELLSVTDEKTLVNLRTIMLGKKGELTEILKGMKDLTNDERPVIGSLANAFRDEFGTKFEAKKAEIEQAAMNAALGAETLDVTLPGRKQKRGARHILTQTQEEIEEIFLGMGYEIVDGYEVETDHYNFERMNLPKDHPARDMQDTFYITSETLLRTHTSPMQARTMDAHDFSKGGLRMIAPGRVYRRDTDDATHSHQFHQIEGLVVDKNITMADLKGTLDLVMKKMFGQDRELRWRPSYFPFTEPSVEVDISCFKCGGKGCNVCKHTGWIEILGAGMVHPNVLEMSGLDSKIYSGFAFGLGQERIAMLRYGINDIRGFYQGDLRFLEQFGK is encoded by the coding sequence ATGGATTTAAAAGAAAAAATTGAAGATTTGCGCACGCGCACGCTGACAGAACTTCTGTCAGTAACTGACGAAAAAACACTCGTCAATCTGAGGACGATTATGCTGGGTAAAAAAGGTGAATTGACTGAAATCCTCAAAGGGATGAAAGATTTGACCAATGACGAGCGCCCTGTGATAGGTAGCTTGGCTAATGCTTTTCGTGATGAATTTGGCACAAAATTTGAGGCAAAGAAAGCTGAAATTGAGCAAGCTGCGATGAATGCAGCATTGGGAGCTGAAACACTCGATGTGACTTTACCAGGGCGTAAACAAAAAAGAGGTGCACGTCACATTCTTACGCAAACCCAAGAGGAAATTGAAGAAATTTTTCTAGGCATGGGTTATGAAATTGTGGACGGCTACGAAGTTGAAACGGATCATTATAATTTCGAGCGTATGAATTTGCCCAAAGATCACCCTGCGCGTGATATGCAAGATACTTTTTACATCACGAGCGAAACGCTATTGCGCACGCACACTTCGCCTATGCAGGCACGGACAATGGATGCGCATGACTTTAGCAAAGGAGGTTTGCGCATGATTGCGCCGGGGCGCGTTTATCGCAGAGACACTGATGACGCAACACACAGCCACCAATTTCATCAAATTGAGGGGCTTGTTGTGGACAAGAATATCACCATGGCAGATCTTAAAGGCACACTTGACCTTGTCATGAAAAAAATGTTTGGTCAAGATCGTGAGCTTCGCTGGCGCCCAAGCTATTTCCCATTCACTGAACCATCGGTTGAGGTCGATATTTCTTGTTTCAAGTGCGGTGGCAAAGGTTGCAACGTCTGCAAACACACTGGCTGGATTGAAATTCTTGGCGCTGGTATGGTTCACCCTAATGTGCTGGAAATGTCGGGACTCGACAGCAAAATTTACAGTGGCTTCGCCTTTGGGCTAGGGCAAGAGCGGATTGCCATGCTGAGATACGGGATTAATGATATTCGTGGATTTTATCAAGGGGATTTGCGGTTTTTGGAGCAGTTTGGGAAATAG